In Mangrovivirga cuniculi, the following proteins share a genomic window:
- a CDS encoding UDP-N-acetylmuramate--L-alanine ligase, which translates to MENIKKVHFIAIGGSIMHNLAVNLKNDGYQVTGSDDTFFEPSKSTLRENELLPEKEGWYPEKLSSDIDAVILGMHAKKDNPELLKAKELNIPIYSFPEFIYERSKNKQRIVIAGSHGKTTITSMIMHVLNKLGKPFDYLVGAKVDGFDLMVKLSDAPLIIIEGDEYSTSALDNTPKFLHYHHHIALISGIEWDHVNIYPDRDNYVAQFDKLADQTPKAGSLVFNEDDNLVSVIGNKEREDVVRVPYTTPDHYVKDGKTYLKTEFGDIELGVFGIHNLQNIAGAKAVLSRISVQDKEFYDAIGSFTGASKRMELVGYSTNGAVYKDYAHAPSKIEATTKALKNQYPDRKLIACMELHTYSSLSKDFLKEYKGKLKSADEKLVYFNPKAIAIKGLDDLNPEEVKQAFNDDEIKVFKDSGELKSYLEELDLGNTNLLMMSSGNFDGINIDNLSEKLL; encoded by the coding sequence ATGGAAAACATAAAAAAAGTTCACTTTATCGCCATAGGCGGCAGCATAATGCACAATCTTGCCGTAAATCTGAAAAATGATGGTTACCAGGTCACCGGTTCAGACGATACTTTCTTCGAACCTTCTAAGTCAACTCTCAGGGAAAATGAGTTACTACCTGAAAAAGAGGGCTGGTACCCGGAAAAATTATCTTCCGATATTGACGCTGTAATCCTCGGGATGCATGCCAAAAAAGATAATCCGGAATTATTAAAAGCAAAAGAACTAAATATTCCCATTTACTCTTTCCCGGAATTTATCTATGAAAGAAGTAAGAATAAGCAGCGGATCGTGATTGCCGGTAGTCATGGAAAAACGACTATCACTTCAATGATCATGCATGTCCTTAACAAGCTTGGCAAACCTTTCGATTACCTGGTAGGCGCTAAAGTTGATGGTTTTGATTTAATGGTCAAACTTTCTGATGCTCCATTGATCATTATTGAAGGTGATGAATATTCTACTTCAGCACTTGATAACACTCCGAAATTTCTCCATTACCACCATCATATTGCCTTGATCTCAGGAATTGAATGGGATCACGTAAATATTTATCCTGATAGAGACAATTATGTTGCTCAGTTTGATAAACTTGCTGATCAAACTCCAAAAGCCGGGTCTCTTGTATTTAATGAAGATGACAATCTTGTTAGCGTTATTGGGAATAAGGAACGGGAAGATGTTGTAAGAGTACCTTACACTACTCCCGATCATTATGTAAAAGATGGTAAAACATATTTAAAAACCGAGTTTGGTGATATCGAATTAGGTGTTTTTGGTATACATAACCTTCAAAATATAGCAGGCGCAAAAGCAGTGTTATCTCGTATCTCAGTTCAGGATAAAGAGTTTTACGATGCTATCGGATCATTTACAGGTGCTTCAAAAAGAATGGAACTGGTAGGATATAGTACTAATGGAGCAGTATATAAGGATTACGCTCATGCTCCATCAAAGATTGAAGCAACTACCAAAGCTTTAAAAAATCAATATCCAGACCGCAAACTAATTGCATGTATGGAATTACATACCTATAGCAGTTTAAGTAAAGATTTCCTGAAAGAATACAAAGGGAAACTTAAATCGGCTGATGAAAAACTGGTATATTTTAATCCCAAAGCCATTGCTATAAAAGGGCTTGATGATCTGAACCCTGAAGAAGTAAAACAAGCATTTAATGATGATGAAATCAAAGTTTTTAAAGATAGTGGAGAATTAAAATCATATCTGGAAGAACTTGATCTTGGTAATACAAACTTACTGATGATGAGTTCCGGTAACTTTGACGGTATCAACATTGACAATCTATCAGAAAAACTTTTATAA
- the pulA gene encoding type I pullulanase: protein MKINYYFIFTVFVITVSCAKKNDANMNDEYPVYLEDDLGLTYSPEKSTFKLWAPTAEKVDLIFYDKDLDSKETDRYPMKPIEKGVWEFVYDGDAKGIYYTYQVTVDDVEMQEVPGPYAKAVGTNGVRAQVVDLSETNPDEWDNDQGPELKNQVDAVIYELHVRDFSKHPESGMENKGKFIAFTEGNTTTKNGNPSGLNYIKDLGVTHLHILPFFDFASIDETLKDPNYNWGYDPLNYNVPEGSFSTDPSEGKVRIKEAKQMIKAIHDAGMGVVMDVVYNHTHSVDGMSFHETVPGYYYRYNKDGSLSDAAACGNETASEKPMMRKFIIESLKYWMTEYHIDGFRFDLMGIHDIETMNQISAELRKINPDVLLYGEGWKAGSSPLPDSVLALKANTKELKGIAAFSDDMRDGIKGSVFEVEEKGFVSGAEGLEESIKFGVVGSTKHEGVDYTAVNYSDSPWSDSPNKTVNYVSCHDNNTLFDRLNLSNGEEDSEEEILAMHKLALSMVITSQGITFLHAGSEMARTKDGVENSFESPDSINQIDWDRQVKYKELKEYMVNLLKVHNDHPVFRLHSQEEISKSIKFHLDEDNALVYEIDGSKIENEDWKKVIVIYNARKEPLEFDLPEGDWKVIAYKEKVDETGIETLSGSVGVENVSMMILVRE, encoded by the coding sequence ATGAAAATAAACTATTATTTTATATTTACAGTATTTGTAATTACGGTCTCTTGCGCTAAGAAAAATGATGCTAATATGAATGATGAGTATCCCGTATACTTAGAGGATGATCTTGGCCTGACCTACTCACCTGAAAAAAGCACATTTAAATTATGGGCACCAACTGCTGAAAAAGTTGATTTGATTTTTTACGATAAGGATCTTGATTCTAAAGAAACTGATCGTTATCCAATGAAACCAATTGAAAAGGGTGTTTGGGAATTTGTGTACGATGGAGATGCGAAAGGTATCTACTATACATACCAGGTAACAGTCGATGATGTAGAAATGCAGGAAGTTCCGGGACCTTATGCGAAGGCAGTTGGGACGAATGGTGTAAGAGCACAGGTTGTCGATCTATCAGAAACAAATCCCGATGAATGGGATAATGACCAGGGCCCTGAATTAAAGAACCAGGTGGATGCTGTGATTTATGAATTGCATGTAAGGGATTTTTCTAAACATCCGGAAAGCGGAATGGAAAACAAAGGCAAGTTTATTGCTTTTACAGAAGGAAATACCACCACAAAAAACGGAAACCCTTCCGGATTAAATTACATTAAAGATTTAGGAGTAACACATTTGCATATTCTTCCATTTTTTGATTTTGCTTCAATCGATGAAACCCTTAAGGATCCAAATTACAATTGGGGATATGATCCGTTGAATTACAATGTGCCGGAAGGAAGTTTCAGCACTGATCCATCAGAGGGAAAAGTGAGAATTAAAGAAGCAAAACAAATGATCAAGGCAATCCACGATGCAGGTATGGGTGTGGTGATGGATGTAGTATACAATCATACTCACAGTGTAGATGGAATGTCATTTCATGAAACAGTGCCAGGATATTATTATCGGTATAATAAAGATGGTAGCCTTTCAGATGCTGCAGCATGCGGAAATGAAACAGCTTCTGAAAAGCCTATGATGCGAAAATTTATTATCGAATCACTGAAATACTGGATGACAGAATACCATATTGACGGTTTCAGGTTCGATTTGATGGGTATTCACGATATTGAAACGATGAATCAGATCAGTGCAGAACTAAGGAAAATAAACCCTGATGTTCTGCTATATGGAGAAGGATGGAAGGCCGGATCGTCACCACTACCGGATAGTGTTTTGGCTTTAAAAGCAAACACTAAAGAACTAAAAGGAATAGCTGCATTCTCTGATGATATGCGTGATGGAATTAAAGGATCCGTTTTTGAAGTAGAAGAAAAAGGATTTGTATCAGGAGCTGAAGGACTCGAAGAAAGCATCAAATTCGGAGTTGTAGGATCCACTAAACATGAAGGAGTTGATTATACTGCGGTGAATTATAGTGACAGTCCCTGGTCTGATTCGCCAAATAAGACCGTTAATTACGTTTCATGTCATGACAACAACACGTTGTTTGACAGACTGAATTTGTCGAATGGTGAAGAAGATAGTGAGGAGGAGATATTAGCCATGCACAAACTGGCTCTATCGATGGTGATTACCTCTCAGGGAATTACCTTTTTACATGCAGGATCAGAGATGGCCAGAACCAAAGACGGAGTAGAAAACTCATTTGAATCACCGGATTCGATCAATCAAATCGATTGGGACCGACAAGTAAAATATAAAGAACTGAAAGAGTATATGGTTAATTTATTGAAAGTTCATAATGATCATCCGGTATTCAGGTTGCATAGTCAGGAAGAAATCAGCAAGTCAATCAAATTTCATTTAGATGAGGATAATGCACTGGTATATGAGATCGATGGTAGTAAAATAGAAAACGAAGATTGGAAAAAGGTAATAGTAATTTACAACGCCAGGAAGGAGCCACTGGAATTTGATCTACCGGAAGGAGACTGGAAGGTAATTGCATATAAAGAGAAGGTGGATGAGACAGGTATTGAAACACTTTCAGGATCAGTTGGGGTTGAGAATGTTAGCATGATGATTTTGGTGAGGGAATGA
- a CDS encoding SDR family oxidoreductase, which translates to MEIKDKTVLITGASSGIGEATARLLAEKGANVVLGARRQDEIEKTASEIGERALAIQLDVTDKSQVKNFIDKAIEKFGSIDVLINNAGVGYLGPVAEGKLEDFHNMFDVNVNGLLSCIHYSLPHLLKSSGHIINLASVAAHDVFPGSVVYAASKHAVDVITRGIRLELRDKVRISNISPGAVDTEFKDHTHHKETAEKFEDYFSGTVLKSKDIAESIYYMLSQPDHAVINEIIIRPDR; encoded by the coding sequence ATGGAAATTAAAGATAAAACTGTTTTAATCACCGGAGCGAGTAGTGGAATAGGAGAAGCGACAGCCAGGCTTTTGGCGGAAAAAGGTGCTAATGTGGTGCTGGGAGCAAGACGACAGGATGAAATAGAAAAAACAGCCTCAGAAATAGGAGAGAGGGCACTGGCTATACAGTTGGATGTAACCGATAAATCTCAGGTTAAGAATTTTATTGATAAAGCTATTGAAAAATTCGGATCAATCGATGTTCTGATCAATAATGCAGGGGTAGGTTACCTGGGGCCTGTAGCAGAAGGTAAATTGGAAGATTTTCACAATATGTTTGATGTGAATGTAAATGGATTGCTTTCATGTATTCATTATTCTTTACCTCACCTTCTGAAATCTTCAGGGCACATTATTAATCTTGCAAGTGTTGCAGCGCATGATGTCTTTCCAGGTAGTGTGGTGTATGCAGCAAGCAAACATGCTGTGGATGTGATCACCAGAGGTATAAGGCTTGAATTAAGAGATAAAGTTCGAATCAGTAATATTTCTCCGGGGGCGGTAGATACTGAGTTTAAAGATCATACCCATCATAAAGAAACAGCAGAAAAATTTGAAGACTATTTTTCCGGAACGGTTTTAAAAAGTAAGGATATAGCAGAAAGTATTTACTATATGCTTTCACAGCCTGATCATGCAGTGATAAATGAAATAATTATCAGACCTGATAGATAA
- a CDS encoding bifunctional alpha,alpha-trehalose-phosphate synthase (UDP-forming)/trehalose-phosphatase produces MSKIIIVSNRLPLRVEKKAEGMKFKPSEGGLATGLGSIYKEGDNVWVGWPGAFFSDSTEESNVTLRLKQENMLPVFLTQEEIHNYYEGFSNETLWPTYHYFSQYAVYEPEFWESYKRVNQKFADAVVSIAEKGDIVWVHDYQLLLVPQMIRDKFPDITIGFFQHIPFPSFEVFRLLPWRRELIQGMFGADLIGFHTYDDMRHFLSAVSRVVAKSNSSGIIEVGNRSVLVDSFPMGIDYDKYSGLAISDETGEREKRYRESLGDVRLILSMDRLDYSKGIPQRLAAFEAFLTNYPEYREKISLLLQVVPSRDKVEKYKKLKEEIELLVGRINGKFSRIKWTPIHYFYRSLPINAISAFYGMSDVALVTPMRDGMNLVCKEYIASKAHEGRGVLILSEMAGAAKELSDAILVNPNNQKQMVEALYRALTMPAPEQKKHLDVMNDSIKKYNIHHWVKLFMDRLTFIKEEQKQQATKMIDLNAIGTIKDEYRKADSRVLFLDYDGTLVGFNNDPKKVAPDEELVSLLDDLSKDDKNRVVVISGRDKNTLNEWLGGLDIDLICEHGVWLRERGSNWKNITKLDPSWKDQIKPVLDRYVDRTPGSFIEEKDFSLAWHYRKVETGLGEMRARELTSHLKYLAAPMDLMVLEGDMVVEIKNSQVNKGRAAQKWIEKFPAEFNLAIGDDKTDEDTFSVMPDEAFTIKVGIGNSNADYSVEDHDQVRVLLKSLL; encoded by the coding sequence ATGTCAAAAATAATTATTGTCTCCAACAGGTTGCCTTTGAGGGTTGAAAAGAAAGCAGAAGGCATGAAATTCAAACCCAGTGAAGGTGGACTTGCCACAGGGTTAGGTTCTATTTATAAAGAAGGTGATAATGTTTGGGTCGGATGGCCTGGTGCATTTTTTTCAGATTCCACCGAGGAATCAAATGTAACACTGAGACTTAAACAAGAAAACATGCTTCCTGTGTTTCTAACTCAGGAAGAAATTCATAACTATTATGAAGGTTTCAGTAATGAAACACTCTGGCCTACATATCATTACTTTTCTCAATACGCTGTTTACGAACCCGAATTCTGGGAAAGCTATAAACGAGTAAACCAAAAATTTGCAGATGCTGTTGTAAGCATAGCAGAAAAAGGTGATATCGTTTGGGTCCATGACTATCAGCTTTTACTAGTACCCCAGATGATCAGGGATAAATTCCCGGATATCACAATTGGCTTTTTCCAGCACATTCCATTTCCTTCATTCGAGGTTTTCAGGCTTCTGCCTTGGAGAAGAGAATTGATTCAGGGTATGTTTGGCGCAGACCTAATTGGTTTCCATACCTATGATGATATGCGTCACTTTTTAAGTGCAGTGAGTCGTGTGGTCGCAAAAAGTAATTCCAGCGGAATTATTGAAGTTGGAAATCGATCAGTCCTTGTTGATAGCTTCCCAATGGGAATAGATTACGATAAATATTCCGGTCTCGCCATATCTGATGAAACTGGTGAAAGAGAGAAACGGTATCGGGAATCACTGGGAGATGTGCGTTTGATACTTTCTATGGACAGACTGGATTATAGTAAAGGCATACCCCAAAGACTTGCTGCTTTTGAAGCTTTTCTAACTAACTACCCTGAGTACAGAGAAAAAATCTCTCTACTTTTGCAGGTCGTTCCTTCAAGGGATAAAGTAGAAAAATACAAAAAACTAAAAGAAGAAATTGAATTATTAGTCGGCCGCATTAATGGTAAATTCAGCCGTATAAAATGGACACCAATTCATTATTTCTACAGATCACTTCCAATCAACGCCATTTCAGCTTTTTATGGAATGAGTGACGTAGCATTAGTTACACCAATGCGTGACGGTATGAACCTGGTTTGTAAGGAATATATAGCCAGTAAGGCTCATGAAGGCCGGGGCGTGCTGATACTTAGTGAAATGGCCGGAGCTGCGAAAGAACTAAGTGATGCTATATTGGTAAATCCAAATAATCAGAAACAAATGGTCGAAGCATTATACCGGGCCTTGACAATGCCTGCACCAGAGCAAAAAAAGCATCTGGATGTTATGAATGATTCGATTAAAAAATACAATATTCATCATTGGGTAAAGCTATTCATGGATAGATTAACTTTTATTAAAGAAGAACAAAAACAACAAGCAACTAAAATGATCGACCTGAATGCCATCGGAACTATTAAAGATGAATACAGAAAAGCCGATTCAAGAGTTTTGTTTTTAGATTATGACGGAACCCTCGTTGGATTTAACAATGATCCAAAAAAAGTTGCTCCTGATGAAGAATTGGTATCCCTGCTTGACGACTTAAGCAAGGATGATAAGAACAGGGTAGTAGTTATTTCGGGCAGAGATAAAAACACCCTTAACGAATGGCTAGGCGGTCTTGATATAGATTTAATTTGTGAGCATGGTGTCTGGCTTAGAGAAAGAGGTTCCAACTGGAAAAACATCACCAAATTAGATCCGTCCTGGAAAGATCAGATAAAACCGGTGCTGGATAGGTATGTAGATCGTACTCCCGGCTCATTCATTGAAGAAAAGGATTTTTCATTAGCATGGCATTATCGTAAAGTTGAAACAGGCCTGGGTGAAATGAGGGCCAGAGAATTAACTTCCCATCTTAAATACTTAGCTGCACCGATGGATCTGATGGTTCTTGAAGGTGACATGGTGGTTGAAATTAAAAACAGCCAGGTCAATAAAGGTCGTGCAGCTCAGAAGTGGATAGAAAAATTTCCGGCCGAATTTAACCTCGCAATCGGAGATGATAAAACAGATGAGGACACTTTTAGTGTTATGCCTGATGAAGCTTTTACAATAAAGGTAGGTATTGGAAATTCTAACGCTGACTATTCCGTAGAAGATCACGATCAGGTTCGTGTACTTCTCAAAAGTCTATTATAA
- a CDS encoding 3'-5' exonuclease, whose amino-acid sequence MYLNLKSPLAFFDLETTGTNISHDRIVEISIVKAMPDGTKDIKTMKLNPEMPIPEEVSLIHGIRDEDVKDAPTFKQVAKELAKFLEGADLAGYNIVKFDVPVLVEEFLRADIDFDLSNRKLVDAQKIFFMMEKRTLSAAYKFYCDKTLDGAHSAEADTLATFDVLNAQLERYEGMEVEDLLGKKIGVLENDMDKIHALTNKKMVDLAGRIVFNNKGEEVFNFGKHRGKLVSDVLKKEPGYYDWMMRGDFPLDTKRKLTQIKLRDFNKK is encoded by the coding sequence ATGTATTTAAATCTCAAGAGCCCTCTTGCATTTTTTGATCTTGAAACTACAGGCACTAATATCAGCCACGACCGCATCGTTGAAATCTCGATTGTCAAGGCAATGCCTGATGGCACAAAAGATATAAAAACAATGAAACTAAATCCTGAAATGCCGATTCCTGAAGAGGTTTCATTAATACATGGTATCAGGGATGAGGATGTTAAGGATGCTCCGACATTTAAGCAAGTAGCAAAAGAACTGGCTAAATTTCTTGAAGGTGCAGACCTTGCAGGATATAACATTGTAAAATTTGATGTACCTGTGCTCGTTGAAGAATTTTTAAGAGCGGATATTGACTTTGACCTCAGTAACAGAAAACTTGTTGATGCTCAGAAAATATTCTTTATGATGGAAAAAAGAACTTTATCTGCAGCATATAAATTTTACTGTGATAAAACTCTCGATGGAGCACATAGTGCCGAAGCTGATACACTTGCGACATTCGATGTATTAAATGCCCAGCTTGAAAGGTATGAGGGAATGGAAGTCGAAGATCTTCTTGGTAAAAAAATTGGTGTATTAGAAAATGATATGGATAAAATCCATGCACTGACCAATAAGAAAATGGTGGATTTAGCAGGTAGAATCGTTTTCAACAATAAAGGAGAAGAGGTATTTAACTTTGGTAAGCACCGTGGAAAACTAGTTAGCGACGTACTTAAGAAAGAGCCGGGATATTACGATTGGATGATGCGTGGAGATTTTCCATTAGATACAAAACGCAAGTTGACTCAGATCAAGCTACGCGATTTTAACAAGAAATAA
- the dnaB gene encoding replicative DNA helicase: protein MDNENVLAGKGNRKQRRPAVPESLKGLGKVPPKATDLEQVVLGALMLEKDALTAVIDVLHPESFYKDNHKEIYKAIVTLFNESEPIDMETVVNQLRKSGTLEFVGGAYYIAELTSRVNSAANIEAHARIIVEQAIKRELISVSSEIQEMAFEDTTDVFELLDKTQGHLFEISEKSIRKSYADMKSIMKDALTELEAKRDQKEGLTGVPTGFSALDRVTSGWQKSDLVIIAARPGMGKTAFVVSAMRNAAVDFAKGVAIFSLEMSAVQLVNRMISAEAELESEKLKKGNLEDYEWEQLVHKTTQLTEAPIFIDDTPALSVLELRAKCRRLKSQHDIQLVIIDYLQLMQGDSSSKGNREQEIATISRSLKNLAKELNVPVIALSQLSRAVETRGGDKRPQLSDLRESGSIEQDADMVMFLYRPEYYGITEDEDGMPTTNMGEVLIAKHRNGSLDTVKLKFIGKYTRFTDLDDSGFQNTAGSGGFSSFENSGGGSGGDDSGAIFGSKINDDFDDDLPPPSGGGFGYGPGEKGGGLDPTEDDSPF, encoded by the coding sequence ATGGATAATGAAAATGTTCTGGCAGGTAAGGGAAACAGAAAGCAGCGAAGGCCTGCTGTACCTGAAAGTTTGAAGGGATTAGGAAAAGTACCACCAAAGGCTACGGATCTTGAGCAGGTAGTATTAGGAGCATTAATGCTTGAAAAGGATGCTTTAACAGCAGTAATAGATGTATTGCATCCTGAATCTTTCTACAAGGATAATCACAAAGAAATATATAAAGCGATCGTAACGCTCTTTAATGAGTCGGAACCGATCGATATGGAAACGGTAGTAAACCAACTCCGTAAAAGCGGAACCTTAGAGTTTGTCGGTGGTGCATATTATATCGCCGAACTGACTTCAAGGGTTAACTCCGCTGCTAACATTGAAGCTCACGCCAGAATTATTGTTGAGCAGGCTATCAAGAGAGAATTGATATCTGTCTCTTCTGAAATCCAGGAAATGGCTTTTGAAGATACTACTGATGTCTTTGAATTGCTAGACAAGACCCAGGGTCATTTATTTGAGATCAGTGAAAAAAGTATCCGTAAGTCTTATGCCGATATGAAGTCGATCATGAAAGACGCCTTAACTGAGCTTGAGGCCAAGCGTGATCAAAAAGAAGGACTTACAGGAGTGCCTACAGGTTTTTCAGCATTAGACAGAGTGACATCAGGATGGCAAAAATCTGACCTCGTAATTATTGCAGCACGTCCTGGTATGGGTAAAACTGCTTTCGTAGTTTCTGCCATGCGTAATGCTGCAGTAGATTTTGCCAAAGGTGTGGCAATATTCTCTCTTGAGATGTCTGCCGTTCAGCTTGTAAACAGGATGATTTCTGCTGAAGCTGAACTGGAATCTGAAAAACTTAAGAAAGGTAACCTGGAAGATTATGAGTGGGAACAATTAGTTCATAAGACTACTCAATTAACCGAGGCTCCGATATTTATCGATGATACTCCGGCCTTATCAGTGCTTGAGCTTAGGGCTAAATGTCGTCGACTAAAGTCTCAGCATGATATCCAACTGGTGATCATTGACTACCTTCAGCTGATGCAGGGAGATTCTTCAAGTAAGGGAAATCGTGAACAGGAGATCGCTACAATTTCACGTTCATTAAAAAACCTGGCTAAGGAACTTAATGTGCCGGTAATTGCACTATCCCAGTTGAGCCGTGCGGTAGAAACCCGTGGGGGCGATAAGAGACCACAGCTTTCTGACTTGAGGGAATCAGGATCGATCGAGCAGGATGCCGATATGGTAATGTTCCTTTATCGTCCGGAATATTATGGAATCACTGAAGACGAAGATGGAATGCCAACGACCAATATGGGTGAGGTGCTGATTGCAAAACACAGGAATGGTTCGCTGGACACAGTCAAACTTAAATTTATCGGTAAGTATACTCGATTTACCGATCTTGATGATAGCGGTTTCCAGAATACTGCCGGTTCCGGTGGATTTTCATCATTTGAAAATTCAGGAGGTGGTTCCGGAGGAGATGATAGTGGTGCAATTTTCGGATCAAAGATTAATGATGATTTTGATGATGATTTACCACCACCTTCTGGTGGAGGGTTTGGTTATGGTCCTGGAGAAAAAGGTGGAGGACTCGACCCGACAGAAGATGATTCTCCATTCTAG
- a CDS encoding alpha/beta hydrolase, with protein MIRALLFILILFPFFYINGQTEKVLSITRDSLDLTGTLLLPESSDKGVLVIITPGSGPVNQDGNMQMMQTSYLKVLAEELAKEGIASFRYNKRSIALLESGKINELITFDNFINDLEAWSLQLDSLYPDYEQVLLGHSQGGLVSMVVAARDSAPVKGVISLCGQGYRIDKVLIEQLEPQGPGILKLSRSYLDTLIAGDSIMQPHLLLKSIFNPQAQYFIKTWLKYDPQEVINEIDIPVLLVAGTKDLQVKPEQLKALSKESRIAEYKEIEGMNHVLKDIEGGYQQNLDSYFNEGPLHHMLLPVLTTFIKKEVK; from the coding sequence ATGATTAGAGCCCTTTTATTCATTCTGATCTTATTTCCATTTTTTTATATTAATGGTCAGACCGAAAAAGTTCTTTCAATTACCAGGGATAGCCTGGATTTAACAGGTACCCTTCTTTTACCTGAAAGTTCAGATAAAGGTGTTTTGGTTATCATTACACCAGGATCAGGACCGGTTAACCAGGATGGTAATATGCAAATGATGCAAACTTCTTACCTGAAGGTGTTAGCTGAAGAACTTGCGAAAGAAGGAATAGCTTCATTTAGATATAATAAGCGATCTATTGCCTTGTTAGAAAGTGGTAAGATTAATGAGCTTATCACATTTGATAATTTCATCAATGATCTGGAAGCATGGAGTTTACAATTAGATAGTTTATATCCGGATTATGAGCAAGTTTTACTTGGTCACAGTCAGGGCGGCTTGGTGTCTATGGTAGTTGCCGCCAGAGATTCAGCTCCAGTTAAAGGTGTTATTAGTCTTTGTGGTCAGGGTTACAGAATAGATAAAGTATTAATCGAGCAGCTTGAACCCCAGGGCCCGGGTATTTTAAAATTAAGTCGTAGCTATCTGGATACATTGATTGCAGGCGATTCGATTATGCAACCTCATTTATTATTAAAATCAATTTTTAATCCACAAGCTCAATATTTCATCAAAACATGGTTGAAATATGATCCTCAAGAAGTGATTAATGAGATTGATATTCCTGTGCTCCTGGTAGCTGGCACGAAAGACCTTCAAGTTAAACCAGAACAATTAAAGGCGCTATCCAAGGAAAGCCGGATTGCTGAATATAAAGAAATTGAGGGAATGAATCATGTGCTTAAGGATATCGAGGGTGGTTATCAGCAAAATCTTGATAGTTACTTTAATGAAGGGCCATTGCATCATATGTTACTCCCGGTTTTAACTACTTTTATTAAAAAAGAGGTTAAATAA